The bacterium genome includes a region encoding these proteins:
- a CDS encoding DUF1015 domain-containing protein, which produces MAEIRAFQGLCYNPAKIEQISDVIAPPYDVISPEQKEQLLQRSPYNIVRLILPDGEEPYRNANRIVQSWMQQQVLLPDAAPSIYCYHQTFKTPEGEERTRKGFLALIRLVDWDQGVVLPHEATLSAPKEDRLMLLRACKINFSPIFSLYSDPELKADKLLEPFTSTPPRTKAQDPDGILNTFWAISDRDTVEKVQSIMSEHWVLIADGHHRYESCLLYRNERSREDKNPDAPFHFTLMFFCNINQPGITVLPYNRAVLSLPTFDPEAILRKASGYFSIQSFGDSRIAFAELKVAGRERTAFLARFAGTPGWKLFSLMPGTKLESYYAPETPRTVQNLDVNVLHKIFLGAILSISDEDIRNQTYLKYYKNAEEEQKDFERGKLQIAFFLNPTRVDQVIEVSKAGKKMPQKSTFFYPKLMTGFVMNKHE; this is translated from the coding sequence ATGGCTGAAATTCGCGCATTCCAGGGGCTCTGTTACAATCCCGCAAAAATCGAACAGATTTCGGATGTAATCGCTCCTCCTTACGATGTGATCTCACCTGAGCAAAAAGAACAATTGCTCCAGCGATCTCCTTACAACATCGTGAGGTTGATCCTTCCGGACGGGGAGGAACCTTATCGAAATGCAAACAGGATTGTGCAAAGCTGGATGCAACAGCAAGTTTTACTTCCCGATGCTGCGCCCAGCATTTATTGCTATCATCAAACGTTCAAAACTCCTGAGGGAGAGGAAAGAACGCGCAAGGGTTTTCTTGCGCTCATCCGGCTGGTCGATTGGGATCAGGGCGTGGTTCTGCCGCATGAAGCAACACTTTCCGCTCCGAAAGAGGACCGCCTGATGCTGTTGCGCGCATGCAAAATCAATTTCAGTCCCATCTTCAGTCTTTATTCGGATCCGGAGTTGAAGGCGGATAAACTTTTGGAGCCCTTCACTTCAACGCCTCCACGAACCAAAGCTCAGGATCCGGACGGAATCCTCAACACATTCTGGGCGATTTCTGATCGTGATACAGTCGAAAAAGTGCAATCCATTATGAGCGAACACTGGGTGCTGATCGCCGATGGACACCACCGGTATGAATCCTGTCTTCTTTACCGCAACGAACGAAGCCGCGAAGATAAGAATCCTGATGCGCCGTTTCATTTCACGCTCATGTTCTTCTGCAACATCAATCAGCCCGGCATCACAGTGCTCCCCTACAATCGAGCGGTCCTGAGTCTCCCCACTTTTGATCCTGAAGCCATTTTGCGCAAAGCTTCCGGATATTTTTCGATTCAGTCATTTGGAGATTCCAGGATAGCTTTTGCAGAACTAAAAGTTGCCGGACGCGAGAGAACGGCCTTTCTGGCCCGGTTTGCAGGAACACCCGGCTGGAAGCTCTTCAGTCTAATGCCTGGGACAAAGCTGGAAAGTTACTATGCCCCTGAAACACCCCGGACCGTGCAAAACCTTGATGTCAACGTGTTGCACAAAATATTTTTAGGAGCAATCTTATCTATTTCGGATGAAGATATCCGGAATCAAACGTATCTTAAATATTATAAGAATGCGGAAGAGGAACAGAAGGATTTCGAACGGGGGAAATTGCAAATCGCTTTTTTCCTGAATCCTACACGCGTGGATCAAGTGATAGAAGTATCCAAAGCAGGAAAGAAAATGCCGCAAAAATCAACGTTCTTTTACCCGAAACTCATGACGGGTTTCGTCATGAACAAGCATGAATGA